aaatcaagactaacaaaacggaacggagggagtatatcAAAAGGTTTTCAATTGCGCATTGGTTACAATCTTGGATTATTTAGCCATCAATATCATACTAGAATTAGTCAAAGAGTAATAATGGAAGCAAAACAATTAATCATGGAGTTTGTAAACTTCCAATGCCTCGTAAATTtgcaaggaagagagagagaaagatacCATCACCGTGAATTAAAAAATAAGCGCACAAGGCAAGTCTCCACGGCTACTTTAGAGAAACAGTGATAGTCAACTTTTGCCAGCGATAGACAACGGCAACCTTTCTTCTTCCAGGTAGCTCGGTTGGTCACAGAAAGCCTCATGTGGTTCCATTGTCCATTCTCTTCTATCAGGGAACGAGTCCCAGTGATTATCAATTCGAGAGGATGGAGCCTCTCCTCTCCGGTCTTAAGGAGATTAGTCGGGTCCAGCACACCCGAAGCTTGGATACCCctgtgtggaaaaaaaaaaaaaaaaaaagacaacagCAACCTTTCAATATGGTTTGGTAATCAAATAGTACTATTATTATATCTCTGTTGGCATTTTCTGATATTAAGAATTCTCATGTTCATACATAGCCGACAACATTTGAATCCAAGAAACCTGCTGGAAACTCCAACAATCGTGTGACAGCACGACACACGTCATCAACCCCATAGGCCTATCTTCCTGGACAGCTATAATGCTTATAAAAAACATAAAAGCCTCAAGAGATCAAGCATCTATAGCAACAACTCTCACGCCTGAATTTGGGTTCTTCCATCTCTAGTCTACACAAATATTTGTCTCACTCAACAAAGATGAAGAACCAAAATAACACTACTGCTTCCTTTCTTGGTTCAGTAATTCTTTTGCTACTAGTAGTAACATCTATTCTTCTTCTATTTGGTGCAACATCAACCAAAGCTCAAGAAGTTGGTAATGCCCGAAACAGTTCCATATATAATCGAACTTCTCGGTATAAATCATAAATGTATTCCTGATCTGGTTTCCAATATGTTGGATGCAGAGGATGAGAGAGAATTCGATTACGCGGAAGGAAGCAAGAAGGGTCCAAAACGGTGGGGGAAGCTAAAGAAAGAATGGGCAGCATGTAGTAATGGAGCCTTCCAATCTCCAATAGATATGTCAAACGAGAGGGTTCGTTTGATTTCAAAACCGGAGAGGCCCATATACAAGCCCACCAATGCAACCATAAAAAACAGAGGCCACGACATCTCAGTAAGTGATTCTTATTTCTCATTTGTTCTTCACTTGCTTGTTAATTTCAAGCCAGCCCTGTGCAGAACAACGACCACGGTCTGTCAACATGAAAATGCAGCTCCTTCCCTTTCAACAATCTGCCTCATTCACCACTAAATCCAGAGTTATCCGACTTCTGAGATGTGAACTGTAAAAAGAACGCTGCTGCTTTAACTGATTTGCCTAAAACCAATTTTGCAGCTTCAGTGGGGAGGTGATGCAGGAGCGATTGCCATCAATGGCACCGTGTACCCTCTCAGACAAGCCCACTGGCACTCTCCCTCTGAGCACACCATTCGAGGCAGAAGGCACTTATCCCTATTTTCCGGTTTCTTGCGTTCTTTTTTCAGGTTTTGTCTTTTAATTTGTTGTGAAGACAGTCGTCGGCTCGATGAAATACTCTTCCCATAATTTGATTACAGGTATGACTTGGAGTTACATATGGTTCACCTAAGCACCGACCcgaatttgaaaaacaagatTGCCGTTATCGGTGTCCTCTACAAGATTGGCAAGCCAGATAAATTTCTGTCCAAGGTAACTGCTGACACTCTCAAATTCCGTCCAATTTTATGCCTTTGGTTATTTTCTTATGCCTTTCATCCACTTGGAATAATTATTTTCACTGCGCTATAATTTTAATGTGTAAAATGGATGTTGAAATGCCACATTGCAGTTAACGAGCTACATCTCGACTATGATCGATGAGAAGGATGAGCAGAGAAGCTTGGACGTTGTTGATCCGAGACAAATTGAGATGCACAGTAAAAGGTACTACAGGTACATGGGCTCGCTCACCGTCCCTCCATGCACAGAAGGCGTCATTTGGACCATCAATAGAAAGGTAAGATCCCTCAAGATTCATTCAACCTGGCTACAGCTTGCCCTTGCCATCAGCTTTCTTTGTTTCCTATTCTATTCTATTGATTGTGTTTGATGACATTCTCACCAAAACCTAAACTAATTTCAGGTGAGGACTGTTTCGAGGGACCAAGTGATGTTGCTCCGAGAAGCTGTACACGATGTAAGTTGCAGTTGCcaagcccttttttttttcctcttttcccaAGCATGATTGGAggcttcttttcattttctctctttttttgtcttttaaaaATTTATGTTGACCCCTTTTTTGGTTCTACATTTTTGGACAGTATGCAGAAAGAAATGCAAGGCCCATTCAACAACAAAACGGAAGAGACATCTATCTTTATGGCCCAGCAGCGTCATAAGAATAATCAAGAACTGAATCATCGTTAACCATCATGTCTATTATGCATGTTTCAATTTGTTATTCTTTTTTCCCTTCCGGGCTCCATCTGGAAGGTTGATGCAAGCGATTACAAGACTACAACAATCAAATATGCTTCAGCGGAAATTTACAGACTCTGTGATtaaattaatctttttttcttttttgaaagtCAAAATAATATCTCGTTTTACAAAGTCGAATATAACGGATAACTTGGAGCAGACTACGGTGACCAAGAAATCGGTCATCCAACCATCTCTTGGATCCTTGATGAGCACGAAGCCGGTCCTCCTCTTGTCTGCCTCGTATTATATGAGCTGCATTTCAGACACTTGTGCGCCACAATGTGGAAGTTCACCTCAGACGTTTCTCCACAGTCATTGCAGAGGATCCAAACCTAACCGATTGCAAAAATCATGCTTAGATTACAACAGCATAATCCCAGCAACAGCAGCTGtaaatttgacaaaaacaaaaaaaaaaagtagtaccATCTTATCTCTATAAATTTGAGGCATCGCTGTAGAAGCAACCTGGGCATCAAACATTGACAAGTGATTGTCAGTTTAGGGTAACGCCCGATTAAAAGACATATTTGCCACGTAAATGTCAGTAACCACAACACTGGTAGTACCTCCTCATCAAGCTTTTCCCACACACGAGACATATCGCAATATGATTTTGAGCAAACAGGACATGAGTACCTGCAGAATTGATTTCCAGCAAGGGACGTGTTCAATAAGACATTGGTTGTCGGGAGTAATGGATGTTTCATGAAATAATATATCCGCAGGGAAGAAATCTTACTTGAAATGCCTTTCCATCTCCTTCACACAATCAAGATGTATGGTGTGACCACAAAACAGGACTGTAATCTCTTTGGTAGTATCAAAAAGGTACTGCACGAGAAAAGAATAAATCATAAACAAAGTAATCCGACCAACTTTCTATCATTGTACATATTAGTTTCATGATTACCTCGAAGCAAACAGGGCAGTTGTGGTGCATGGCTCGTTCTATGCAAGTATGTGAATCCTTTAACTGATTTGAATAGCAACACCCTGAAACACAAAGAAATATCTTGCATAACTGATTTGAAAATGTAGTTAAATTCAAATATTGTTCCATTCATGATCTCGCTTACCACATCCATTGCAATGAAAGAAGTTCTCTTTACCTCCAGTCCTgtggttaaaaaaaataaaatattttaaattgaAGAGAATGGCGTGAAATAAAAATAGGAAATGACTATAGGCGTGAGTAAACTAGCGAAATCCTGAGAAGCTATTAGGAAAACAAATCACATATGCAATGATGCGTTCCAGCAATAATTGCATTTGTACAATTGATATGGTTCTGCAACCACTACACAAATTAGAGGTGACTCAGGGAACACAGCTTTAGAATCAGAGGCCAAATTGTTTGATCAGTGTGCAAGTCACCAGGTAAAATCAAAAGCTTATTGTGAACTTAGAGGATTCATTTGGAATGAAAAGAGACGCTTGAACAGGCGAAAGATTTTAACCTGCAGATTCCACATCTGTCACAGTGGTATTGATTCTTTGAGACCTAGACAAGGAAACCAAATCACTTGAACAAAACACAATAAGCAAACCTTGAACTTTGGAAAGCAAATGCATAAATAACGCTTACATCGTCATCAAAGAAGTTGCATATTGAGCAAAAGTACTCTCCCATACAAATTCCACACTTGACACATTTTTGTTGAACCTGCAGACCAAGCAAAGTCAAAACTACTGCTTCCTTTTCTATTTTCGAATCCAGACATGTGAACTAGTCTTTGTTTTCACAACTATATCGTCCTCTTGGAATACAGTCCATCAACAATTTCTTACTCCATCTCGACAAGAAAACTACAAGAATTATTCAGTGCCACTACAAATTTGGAGTTTGGAGAAAGAAACTTACATCTTGTTCTGTATTGCACAAGGAGCAAATGacctgaaaagaaaaaaaaatcagcattGCTACACGTACTTAGTTCAATAGAACGAGCACCCATAGGAACTAATACCAAAAGAGAAACAGGACGCTTTAACAGTATAGATTAATGAATTACATTGGGAAAAGAATATATTAATACAACAAAGACAGGATAATCACAACAGAGACACGATTGTGATACCACAAGACAATAAAGTGCAAATTCATAAATGAGAGTAACAAAGCCTCATCCAATACAGCAAGCATTCTGCGATACAAGCCACAACTTATCCACATGCAGATGagcaaaggaaaaataaaaggttgAACACGAAAGGTGACAAAATTCTTGTGATCAGAAACAgtcagagaaaaaagaaaagaaaagataaaattccCTCTTTTTTCCAAACTTAGAAGGAAGAAAGTGTAGCAATGAAGCattgtttctttcctttcctttctaaACAACAAAGTTTATTGGAAAGAAATCAGAAAAACTAATAAAGAACCAAAGGcgagcccaaaaaaaaaaattcacataaAAGGGCTAGTGTGCTAATAAAGCAGAGAATTTAAAGATGAGCTAACCCTTTTAATCTCATGGCGAGGAATATCATGCCTTCTCAAAGGATCAACTTCAATGGAATTCTGTTCAAGAATCAATTGaccattaaaattttttttttggggcctGCACTAAACGAGATACTAGCTACTAATATTCAATCACATTAAAATAAGATAACCGTAAAATTAATAGAAAAGGGCACCTTTAATTCGTCGTGGCAATGCCTACAGTCAAAAATCTCATCACAGCAAGGTGCTCTTATCTTACATCTCCTTTTGTAGTGTGAGCACCTGAACAGGGATCATTATAAACAACTCTCAACATTAGCAATCATGTCACCCCGCGGGATTACAATTTAGCGTAATGGGCCGTACAAATCCCAAGGACAGAAGAAAAAACATTGGAGGATCAAaatgaaggaaaagaagagtGAATACCCGTAGGGTCCAGAAGCCATCTCCATTAAGGACTCATCAGTGCGAGATGAATGAGAAATGCTCTGATGCTTCGATCCACTACTCTCCATTGTTTCTTGGATTGGATTAGACACCTGAAGAATCCAA
The Coffea arabica cultivar ET-39 chromosome 6c, Coffea Arabica ET-39 HiFi, whole genome shotgun sequence genome window above contains:
- the LOC140008303 gene encoding carbonic anhydrase Nec1-like yields the protein MKNQNNTTASFLGSVILLLLVVTSILLLFGATSTKAQEVEDEREFDYAEGSKKGPKRWGKLKKEWAACSNGAFQSPIDMSNERVRLISKPERPIYKPTNATIKNRGHDISLQWGGDAGAIAINGTVYPLRQAHWHSPSEHTIRGRRYDLELHMVHLSTDPNLKNKIAVIGVLYKIGKPDKFLSKLTSYISTMIDEKDEQRSLDVVDPRQIEMHSKRYYRYMGSLTVPPCTEGVIWTINRKVRTVSRDQVMLLREAVHDYAERNARPIQQQNGRDIYLYGPAAS
- the LOC140008302 gene encoding E3 ubiquitin-protein ligase RZFP34-like; amino-acid sequence: MESSGSKHQSISHSSRTDESLMEMASGPYGCSHYKRRCKIRAPCCDEIFDCRHCHDELKNSIEVDPLRRHDIPRHEIKRVICSLCNTEQDVQQKCVKCGICMGEYFCSICNFFDDDVSKNQYHCDRCGICRTGGKENFFHCNGCGCCYSNQLKDSHTCIERAMHHNCPVCFEYLFDTTKEITVLFCGHTIHLDCVKEMERHFKYSCPVCSKSYCDMSRVWEKLDEEVASTAMPQIYRDKMVWILCNDCGETSEVNFHIVAHKCLKCSSYNTRQTRGGPASCSSRIQEMVG